The genome window AGCTATCATTCTTGGGATTTTTGCTCAACTGCTTTTGCTGCCTTTGGTCGGATTTGGCGTAGTATATCTATTCCAACTTGAACCCAATTTAGCAGTTGGACTCATGATTCTTTCTTTTTGTCCATCTGGCCCAACATCTAATATGTATTCTTATATTTTTCGAGGTGACGTAGCTCTTTCAATCAGCCTTACAGCTTTGATTAGCATCATCAAACCTTTTACGTTACCTATTTTAGCATATTATACTATGCAACATTTTTTGGGCGAGGCTAGAACGATCGAGCTACCAATTTATAAGACCATACTTCAACTATTTCTGATTACAGTTCTACCAGTTGGAATTGGAATGTTGGTTCGCTATTTCCAGCCTCGCATTTCTTCAATCACTGAGAAGCCGATCAAGATTTTTTCGATGATCATACTTTTTGTCATCATTGGCGGCTTGGTCTATCAGAATTGGAACAAAATGTTTTCCTTCTTCTTTGCAAGTGGGTTTGCTTCTTTCACTTTGAATGTCATATCACTCACTGCAGGATTCGGAATTGCTCTTCTGGCAAAATTGAATAAATCTCAAACTATAACATTGGCTTTTGAATTAGGAATCCAAAATGGAACAACTGCCTTACTTGTCACGGGAACCATTCTCAAAAGTCCGGAAATGACAATCGTTCCAATCACATATAGTCTTTTGATGTTTTTCAATGCTCTAATCTTCGGATCAATTCTTTTGGGAAAAAAAGAAAGGAGAATGCCTTGATATTATAATGCCCATTGCGGTTTATTTTTAGTCCTTATGGAGGATTAATCCGAATCATTGATTCT of Leptospira sp. GIMC2001 contains these proteins:
- a CDS encoding bile acid:sodium symporter family protein; protein product: MQSSYLLEILLPLSLFIIMLGMGLTLTNKDFSRIALYPKAIILGIFAQLLLLPLVGFGVVYLFQLEPNLAVGLMILSFCPSGPTSNMYSYIFRGDVALSISLTALISIIKPFTLPILAYYTMQHFLGEARTIELPIYKTILQLFLITVLPVGIGMLVRYFQPRISSITEKPIKIFSMIILFVIIGGLVYQNWNKMFSFFFASGFASFTLNVISLTAGFGIALLAKLNKSQTITLAFELGIQNGTTALLVTGTILKSPEMTIVPITYSLLMFFNALIFGSILLGKKERRMP